The following are encoded in a window of Vidua chalybeata isolate OUT-0048 chromosome 23, bVidCha1 merged haplotype, whole genome shotgun sequence genomic DNA:
- the ANKK1 gene encoding ankyrin repeat and protein kinase domain-containing protein 1 — protein sequence MGTERGRQLGSLTVFTKEDFEDDWLRVASGGFGHVYQVKHRRWRTVYAVKCSPFLLQDSSVDRTSMNCLMEEASKMEKIKFQHIVTIYGVCNSPLGIVMEYMARGSLERILPTHRMSWQLKFRVIHEMGLAMNFLHSMSPPLLHLDLKPGNVLLDGNMHVKISDFGLSKWMEQSSRMQYIESSALRGTLSYIPPEMFLQNSKPPGIKYDVYSFGIVIWEVLMQKKPYTGANMMAIIVKVAAGKRPGLELVRDDWPGECHQMVDLMKRCWDQDPKQRPSFADIPVETDVLLALIQSLVQDPENERLVRKMSHKPAISRSQQSDKEELAFPRDTRSGGKDNQDVPLPPPRGEEAGRPEELAPEELGRVQENGLTLLHLLVMQGNVGKVRFLLGRGAGVNRAAGGGCTPLLLAVQRRLPEICSVLIEHGADVNAADEDGWSPLHFAAQHGDDRTVRLLLDHQARADAQERDGWTPLHLAAQNNFENVARVLLSRQADSNTQEVDGKTALHVAACFGHVGLVKLLASQGADLERKQKNLRTPLHVAVERGKFRVVQYLLKNGISVNSLDQNHYSALHLAVVRGKYLICEKLIKYGANVELRTDKGWTPLHLASFKGHIEIIRLLKGSHARLDAKGSMDWTPLHLATRYGDEPAVSELLRCGADPNTAERAHWAPLHFAVLRGSFLSVINLLECQADVNARNKVGWTPLHLAVLKGNMAIIKTLLKAGALLDVEDITGCTALQLAVRHQRENIITLLQGKEAAGSKAANRTPNDVKIPRARLIPGRTDL from the exons atgggcacggagcggggccggcagcTGGGCAGCCTGACCGTGTTCACCAAGGAGGATTTCGAGGATGACTGGCTCCGAGTGGCCAGCGGGGGCTTTGGCCACGTGTACCAGGTGAAGCACAGGAGGTGGAGGACGGTCTATGCAGTGAAGTGCTCCCCGTTCCTGCTGCAGGACTCCAGCGTGGACAG GACCAGCATGAACTGTCTAATGGAGGAGGCGAGCAAGATGGAGAAAATCAAATTCCAGCACATCGTCACCATCTACGGGGTGTGCAACAGCCCTCTGGGGATAGTGATGGAATATATGGCCAGGGGGTCCTTGGAGAGAATCCTTCCCACCCACAGGATGTCCTGGCAGCTGAAATTCCGGGTGATCCATGAGATGGGCTTGGCCATGAATTTCCTGCACAGCATGAGCCCTCCTCTGCTGCACTTGGATCTGAAGCCTGGGAATGTCCTCCTGGATGGGAACATGCACGTCAAG ATCTCCGACTTTGGGCTGTCCAAGTGGATGGAGCAATCCAGCAGGATGCAGTACATCGAGAGCTCAGCTCTGAGGGGCACGCTGAGCTACATCCCCCCCGAAATGTTCCTGCAGAACAGCAAACCCCCGGGGATCAAGTATGATGTGTACAG CTTCGGGATCGTCATCTGGGAGGTCCTCATGCAGAAAAAACCTTACACAG GGGCCAACATGATGGCCATCATCGTGAAGGTGGCAGCGGGGAAGAGGCCGGGGCTGGAGCTCGTCAGGGACGACTGGCCCGGGGAGTGCCACCAGATGGTCGACCTGATGAAGAGGTGTTGGGACCAGGACCCCAAGCAAAGGCCAAGCTTTGCAG aTATCCCTGTGGAGACCGACGTGCTGCTGGCTCTGATCCAGAGCCTGGTGCAGGACCCGGAGAACGAGCGCCTGGTCAGGAAGATGTCCCACAAACCGGCCAtctccaggagccagcag AGTGACAAAGAGGAGCTCGCCTTCCCCCGAGACACCAGGAGTGGGG GGAAGGACAACCAGGATGTTCCTCTCCCACCTCCGCGCGGGGAGGAGGCCGGGAGGCCCGAGGAGCTGGCGCccgaggagctgggcagggtgcAGGAGAACGGCCTGACCCTGCTGCACCTGCTGGTCATGCAGGGCAACGTGGGCAAGGTGCGCTTCCTGCTGGGCCGCGGGGCCGGCGTCAACcgcgcggcgggcggcggctgcACCCCGCTGCTCCTGGCCGTGCAGCGCCGGCTCCCCGAGATCTGCTCCGTCCTCATCGAGCACGGCGCCGACGTCAACGCGGCCGACGAGGACGGCTGGAGCCCGCTGCACTTCGCGGCCCAGCACGGCGACGACCGCACCGTGCGGCTGCTGCTGGACCACCAGGCCCGCGCGGACGCCCAGGAGCGCGACGGGTGGACCCCGCTGCACCTGGCGGCCCAGAACAACTTTGAGAACGTGGCGCGGGTGCTGCTGTCCCGCCAGGCCGACTCCAACACGCAGGAGGTGGACGGCAAGACCGCCCTGCACGTGGCCGCGTGCTTCGGGCACGTCGGGCTGGTCAAGCTGCTGGCCAGCCAGGGAGCCGACCTGGAGAGGAAGCAGAAGAACCTCAGGACCCCGCTGCACGTGGCTGTGGAGAGGGGCAAGTTCAGGGTGGTGCAGTACCTGCTGAAGAACGGCATCTCCGTCAACAGCCTGGACCAGAACCACTACAGCGCCCTGCACCTGGCTGTGGTCAGGGGCAAGTACCTGATCTGCGAGAAACTCATCAAATACGGGGCCAACGTGGAGCTGAGGACGGACAAAGGCTGGACCCCCCTGCACCTGGCCTCCTTCAAGGGGCACATCGAGATCATCCGGCTGCTGAAGGGCAGCCACGCCCGGCTGGACGCCAAGGGCAGCATGGACTGGACGCCCCTGCACCTGGCCACGCGCTACGGGGACGAGCCGGCGGTCAGCGAGCTGCTGCGCTGCGGGGCCGACCCCAACACGGCCGAGAGGGCCCACTGGGCCCCCCTGCACTTCGCCGTGCTCAGGGGCTCCTTCCTCAGCGTCATCAACCTCCTGGAGTGCCAGGCCGACGTCAACGCCAGGAACAAGGTGGGCTGGACCCCGCTGCACCTGGCGGTGCTCAAGGGCAACATGGCCATCATCAAGACCCTGCTGAAGGCAGGGGCCCTGCTGGACGTGGAGGACATCACTGGGTGCACGGCGCTGCAGCTGGCCGTGAGGCACCAGCGGGAGAACATCATCACCCTGCTCCAGGGCAAGGAGGCCGCGGGGAGCAAAGCCGCG